In Bacillus sp. DX3.1, the following proteins share a genomic window:
- a CDS encoding response regulator transcription factor, giving the protein MRRILYIEDDIEIGEWVKKELEKQDYEVSWFTSEKGSSEASKTADVIVLDVMLPGLDGFTLGQRFKSEYPDTPIIMLTARTTLEDKIYGLTFADDYITKPFHPKELIARIEVLLRRYNRDGAEVQRVRHLQVFTKEYRIVDTEINEEIVLSGKQHQIFFYLMKHINRTLTKEQIFEAVWNESYIEGDKALMVHIRHLREKIERNPSSPTIIETIRGIGYRCKA; this is encoded by the coding sequence ATGAGACGCATTTTATATATTGAGGATGATATTGAAATTGGTGAGTGGGTAAAAAAAGAACTTGAGAAACAAGATTACGAAGTTTCTTGGTTTACTTCAGAGAAGGGGAGTTCCGAAGCGAGTAAAACAGCAGATGTAATTGTGTTAGATGTGATGTTACCAGGGTTAGATGGTTTTACATTAGGACAGCGGTTTAAAAGTGAATATCCAGATACACCAATCATTATGCTTACGGCACGAACAACATTAGAAGATAAAATATATGGATTAACATTTGCAGATGATTATATAACGAAGCCATTTCATCCAAAAGAGTTAATAGCACGCATTGAAGTGTTGTTAAGAAGGTATAACAGGGACGGAGCAGAGGTTCAACGTGTTCGGCATTTGCAAGTATTTACGAAAGAATATCGTATTGTAGATACAGAAATAAATGAGGAAATTGTTTTATCAGGAAAGCAACATCAAATCTTTTTTTATTTGATGAAACATATAAATCGAACGTTAACAAAAGAACAGATTTTTGAAGCTGTATGGAACGAATCGTATATAGAGGGCGATAAAGCTCTAATGGTTCATATTCGGCATTTGCGAGAGAAAATTGAGCGGA